One genomic region from Spirosoma sp. KCTC 42546 encodes:
- a CDS encoding DUF11 domain-containing protein, whose translation MLKLLPDPFTFLLVFSTFWFRFRLVKCGFPGALALFLLFGQAISAQSTDTQLSLDKLVDKSKAKIGNVMTYTVVLTNTGTTTATNVIVRDSMSTGLNFVTGSATVPTGTTLTQGTPIRLWKVASLAANQSVSLTYQAAADSSGILYNQATIPGDTATVCTTIPVIFCAGDTYQIRLTAAPGRSSYKWFKNDIELTSQTTNILDITAPGTYSLAVDNVTGKCPDFSCCPFIVEEDTLPTFGAIATPAMCLGTVPQANGQITLSNFRSGYTYQYSLGTDFNPAASLSGAAKAIPAGGIIAANLANPVTAQSYTIRVYNASGCYTDVTAVLLPTTCCQVSIVATPGLCTPLTNTYSTTALITLTNPTAGTLTITDGPQSLTFATTAGSSTTFTAILDNLIPNGSNHTVVVSLPGCSTASTTYTAPTSCSAGPNCSISAVATAGLCQTATNSYSSTVVISLTNPTTGTLTVTNGAQTQTLLTNPTTTSLTATFSNLPSDGASHTVVVSLPGCSTTSTTYTAPASCSIAPSGCNLNAVVTAGLCSTATNTYSVSVVVNLSNAQAGNLIVDAFGADSGSQPVSAGTSSVTFVFSGLIPDGLTRIVKVSLPGCGTTSAAFTAPTACTATPAPVCSVSAVATAGVCQTATNTYSSRVVITLVNPTTGTLTVTNGAQTQTLLTSPATTSLTATFANLLSDGASHTVLVSLPGCSTTSTTYTAPASCSVAPVCSISALVTAGLCSTATNTYSALVVVNLSNAQAGTLTVNIPGATSVSQAVSSGSSSLTLTLPGLLSDGVSHTATVSLPGCGTTTATFTAPTSCSVAPICSLSAVATASLCQTATNTYSSNVIISLTNPITGTLTITNGGQSQTLVTNPATTSLTATFANLPSDGASHQVVVSLPGCSTTNATYTAPASCSVVPSGCNLNAVATAGLCQTATNTYSVSVVVNLSNAQAGNLIVDAFGADSGSQPVSAGTSSVTFVFSGLIPDGLTRIVKVSLPGCGTTSAAFTAPTACTATPAPVCSVSAVATAGVCQTVTNTYSSRVVITLVNPTTGTLTVTNGAQTQTLATSPVTTSLTAVFANLISDGASHTVVVSLSGCSTTSTTYTAPASCSVAPVCSINALVTAGLCSTATNTYSALVVVNLTSAQAGTLTVNIPGATSVSQAVSSGSSSLTLTLPGLLSDGDSHTATVSLPGCGTTTATFTAPTSCSVAPICSVSAVATAGLCSTATNTYSTSVVITLANPTTGTLTVTNGAQTQTLATSPATTSLTAVFANLISDGTSHTVLVSLPGCSTTSTTYTAPASCSVAPVCSISAVATAGLCATATNTYSVSVVVNLSNTQAGNLIVDAFGADSGSQPVSAGTSSVTFVFSDLIPDGLTRIVKVSLPGCGTTSAAFTAPTACTATPAPVCSVSAVATAGLCQTATNTYSSKVVITLVNPTTGTLTVTNGAQTQTLLTSPATTSLTATFANLLSDGASHTVLVSLPGCSTTSTTYTAPASCSVAPVCSISAVATAGLCSTATNTYSALVVVNLSNAQAGTLTVNIPGATSVSQAVSSGSSSITLTLPGLLSDGVSHTATVSLPGCGTTTATFTAPVSCSIAPICSVSAVATAGLCSTATNTYSTSVVITLANPTTGTLTVTNGAQTQTLATSPVTTSLTAVFASLISDGTSHTMLVSLPGCSTTSTTYTAPASCSVAPVCSISAVATAGLCATATNTYSVSVVVNLSNPTAGTLGVTSPGVPPSSQTVSSGTNEVTFVLDGLISDGTSHTVTMSLPGCGTTTATFTAPVSCSVAPVCSISAVATPGICASATNTFTTIAVITLTNPTTGTLTVTDGPTSLTFATTSGSSASFTATLANIVSNGASHTLTATLSGCSSTSTTYTAPTSCSIAPVCSISAAVTVGLCATATNTYSATALISLANAQDGVVILSIPGVAPISQTITASTTSLTAIFTELLSDGASHAVTVSLPGCSTTTALFTAPLSCTSEIGLSITDPGVCQPGTNTYTTTGVISLTNALAGTALISDGTNTVSLSVSAGATSVPYSMSGLISGTGTHTVTVSYLGQISSTTYTAPESCTTAPICSINAVATAGLCQTATNTYSSNVVISLTNPTTGTLTVTNGGQTQTLPTSPTTTSLTATFANLPSDGASHTVLVSLPGCSTTSTTYTAPASCSVAPVCSISAVATAGLCATATNTYSALVVVNLANAQAGTLTVNIPGATSVSQAVSSGSSSLTLTLPGLLSDGVSHTATVSLPGCGTTTATFTAPTSCSVAPICSVSAVATAGLCSTATNTYSTSVVISLTNPTTGTLTVTNGAQTQTLATSPVTTSLTAVFANLISDGTSHTVLVSLPGCSTTSTTYTAPASCSVAPVCSISAVATAGLCATATNTYSASVVVNLTSAISGTLTASLPGVTSISQAVSSGSNSVTLVLEGLLSDGASNSVLVSLPGCSTTTATFSAPASCSITPASCSLSAVTTVGLCQTATNTYTSTALVQLTNPPAGTLTITDGTQSNTFVTTAGVSATFTVSFIDLVSDGAVHTITASLPGCSTATTTYTAPASCSVAPICSISALPLPGLCQSITNSYSSTVIITLTNPVTGTLTVTDGTQTQTLLTSPATINLTAVFTNLVSDGISHTVVVSLPGCTTTSSTYTAPASCQSELGLALTDPGVCQPGTNTYNTTGVISLTNAVAGLATLVDGTSSLTVVVSNGDTSIPYSMSGLMSGTGTHTVTVSYLGQTASTTYTAPTSCSVEPVCSVSAVATAGICSTAANTYSASVVVNLTNAISGTLTVSAPGTAPSSQTVSSGISSLTIILADLISDGNSHTATVSLPGCGTTTATFTAPASCSVAPVCSLSAVASAGLCQTATNSYSSTVVITLTNPTAGTVTVSDGGQSQTLLTSPATTSLTAIFANLLSDGVTHMVEVTLPGCSTISASYSAPVSCTSEISLSITDPGVCQPGTNTYNTTGVISLTNAVAGLALISDGANTITLSVSAGATSIPYSMSGLMSGTGNHTVTVSYLGQIASTTYTAPTSCPLEPVCSVSAVATAVPVTCLGNSPQANGKIVVSGFTTGDTYQYSDGSIFNPAVVLSGAPQVIPADGVIVSNLFNPVAAQTYTVRIFSTCYKDVTVTLLPTVCNCPETSCVPLVIKQTKGARRAGNP comes from the coding sequence ATGCTCAAGTTATTACCTGACCCATTCACTTTCCTCTTAGTTTTCAGTACGTTTTGGTTTCGATTTAGATTGGTTAAATGCGGCTTTCCAGGCGCATTAGCCCTATTCCTACTTTTTGGTCAGGCAATCTCAGCACAATCTACTGATACTCAACTTTCCCTGGACAAGTTGGTCGACAAGAGCAAAGCAAAGATCGGGAATGTAATGACCTATACGGTAGTACTGACGAATACGGGTACTACCACCGCTACCAATGTTATTGTCAGAGACTCAATGTCTACCGGGCTCAACTTTGTAACAGGTTCAGCTACGGTTCCAACAGGTACTACCTTAACACAAGGCACACCTATTCGTCTGTGGAAAGTAGCCTCTCTAGCCGCAAATCAGAGTGTAAGCCTTACCTATCAGGCGGCTGCCGATAGCTCAGGTATTCTTTACAATCAGGCAACCATACCAGGTGATACGGCTACTGTTTGTACGACTATACCCGTTATTTTTTGTGCGGGAGATACCTACCAGATTCGTTTAACAGCAGCTCCAGGCCGATCTTCCTATAAATGGTTCAAAAATGACATTGAGCTTACCAGTCAAACAACCAATATACTCGATATAACCGCACCAGGCACATACAGTCTGGCCGTTGATAATGTAACAGGAAAGTGCCCGGATTTTAGTTGCTGCCCTTTTATTGTTGAAGAAGATACCCTGCCTACCTTCGGAGCTATTGCCACTCCTGCAATGTGCCTAGGTACTGTACCTCAGGCAAACGGTCAGATTACCTTAAGCAACTTTCGTTCTGGTTACACCTATCAATACTCACTGGGCACTGATTTCAACCCGGCGGCTTCTCTATCTGGCGCGGCCAAGGCTATTCCAGCAGGGGGCATTATTGCAGCCAATCTGGCGAACCCAGTTACAGCTCAATCGTACACCATCCGGGTTTACAATGCCTCGGGTTGTTACACCGATGTAACAGCAGTTTTGCTACCAACAACCTGCTGTCAAGTAAGTATAGTAGCCACTCCTGGACTCTGCACACCTCTTACCAACACCTACTCGACAACAGCTCTTATCACATTGACCAATCCGACCGCAGGAACGTTGACGATAACAGATGGCCCACAAAGCCTGACCTTTGCCACTACCGCAGGCAGCTCAACTACTTTTACGGCTATCCTTGATAATTTAATTCCAAACGGATCTAATCACACAGTCGTGGTTAGCTTACCCGGCTGCTCAACCGCTAGCACCACTTATACAGCTCCTACCTCCTGTTCCGCCGGCCCTAATTGTTCCATCAGCGCCGTAGCCACTGCTGGACTCTGTCAAACAGCCACCAATAGTTACTCCTCAACGGTAGTCATCAGCCTGACCAATCCCACCACGGGGACACTAACGGTCACCAATGGAGCACAGACTCAAACGCTACTGACCAACCCAACTACAACCAGTCTAACGGCAACTTTTTCAAATCTGCCCTCCGATGGAGCTAGCCATACTGTGGTCGTGAGTTTACCTGGCTGTTCGACTACCAGCACCACCTATACGGCACCAGCATCATGTTCCATAGCCCCTTCGGGATGCAACTTGAATGCGGTAGTTACCGCTGGACTCTGCTCGACGGCCACCAATACGTACTCCGTTTCGGTGGTGGTCAACCTGAGCAATGCCCAGGCTGGCAACCTCATCGTTGACGCATTCGGAGCAGACTCCGGTAGCCAGCCCGTTTCGGCGGGCACCAGTTCGGTGACCTTCGTTTTTTCTGGCCTGATCCCCGATGGGCTTACTCGGATCGTCAAGGTGAGCCTGCCCGGTTGTGGCACCACCTCAGCGGCTTTTACAGCACCCACTGCCTGCACGGCCACTCCGGCTCCGGTTTGTAGTGTGAGTGCGGTGGCTACCGCTGGAGTCTGTCAAACGGCCACCAACACCTATTCCTCAAGAGTGGTCATTACCTTAGTCAATCCCACTACAGGGACACTAACGGTCACCAATGGAGCACAGACCCAAACCCTGCTGACCAGTCCAGCCACCACCAGCCTGACGGCGACCTTTGCCAACCTGCTCTCGGATGGAGCTAGCCACACCGTACTGGTGAGCCTGCCGGGTTGTTCAACCACCAGCACCACTTACACGGCCCCTGCCTCCTGCTCGGTGGCACCGGTCTGCTCTATCAGTGCCCTTGTCACAGCGGGCTTGTGCAGCACGGCCACCAACACCTATTCAGCCTTGGTGGTGGTCAACCTGAGCAATGCCCAGGCTGGTACCCTGACGGTGAACATACCGGGAGCAACCTCCGTTAGCCAGGCCGTCTCCAGCGGCAGCAGCTCATTAACGCTTACGCTTCCAGGTCTGCTTTCAGATGGAGTATCACATACGGCGACAGTAAGTCTACCCGGTTGTGGAACCACCACCGCCACCTTCACGGCACCTACTTCTTGTTCAGTTGCCCCCATTTGCAGCCTGAGCGCGGTAGCTACGGCTAGCCTCTGTCAAACAGCCACCAATACCTACTCGTCCAACGTAATTATCAGTCTGACCAATCCCATCACGGGGACACTCACCATCACCAACGGAGGACAAAGTCAGACGCTGGTGACCAACCCGGCCACCACCAGCCTAACGGCGACCTTTGCTAACCTGCCCTCGGATGGTGCTAGCCATCAGGTAGTGGTTAGCCTGCCTGGTTGCTCGACTACCAACGCTACGTACACAGCACCAGCGTCATGCTCAGTAGTGCCTTCGGGATGCAACCTAAATGCAGTAGCTACCGCTGGACTCTGTCAAACAGCCACCAATACGTACTCCGTTTCGGTGGTGGTCAACCTGAGCAATGCCCAGGCTGGCAACCTCATCGTTGACGCATTCGGAGCAGACTCCGGTAGCCAGCCCGTTTCGGCGGGCACCAGTTCGGTGACCTTCGTTTTTTCTGGCCTGATCCCCGATGGGCTTACTCGGATCGTCAAGGTGAGCCTGCCCGGTTGTGGCACCACCTCAGCGGCTTTTACAGCACCCACTGCCTGCACGGCCACTCCGGCTCCGGTTTGTAGTGTGAGTGCGGTGGCTACCGCTGGAGTCTGCCAAACGGTCACCAACACGTATTCCTCAAGAGTGGTCATTACCTTAGTCAACCCCACCACGGGAACGCTCACCGTTACCAATGGAGCACAGACCCAAACGTTGGCGACTAGCCCAGTCACCACCAGTTTAACAGCAGTCTTCGCTAATCTGATCTCGGATGGAGCTAGCCACACGGTGGTCGTAAGTTTATCTGGCTGTTCGACTACCAGCACCACTTACACCGCCCCTGCCTCCTGCTCGGTGGCACCGGTCTGCTCCATCAATGCCCTTGTCACAGCGGGCTTGTGCAGCACGGCCACCAACACCTATTCAGCCTTGGTGGTGGTCAACCTGACCAGTGCCCAGGCTGGTACCCTGACGGTGAACATACCGGGAGCAACCTCCGTTAGCCAGGCCGTCTCCAGTGGCAGCAGCTCATTAACGCTTACGCTTCCAGGTCTGCTTTCGGATGGAGACAGCCATACGGCCACGGTGAGTCTACCCGGTTGTGGAACCACCACCGCCACCTTCACGGCACCTACTTCTTGTTCAGTTGCCCCCATTTGTAGTGTAAGTGCCGTAGCAACGGCGGGGCTTTGCTCGACGGCGACCAATACGTACTCCACTTCGGTAGTCATTACCTTAGCCAATCCCACCACGGGGACACTAACGGTCACCAATGGAGCACAGACCCAAACGTTGGCGACTAGCCCAGCCACCACCAGTTTAACAGCAGTCTTCGCTAATCTGATCTCGGATGGGACTAGCCACACCGTACTGGTGAGCCTGCCCGGTTGTTCAACCACCAGCACCACTTACACGGCACCAGCCTCCTGCTCGGTGGCACCTGTTTGCTCCATCAGTGCGGTGGCCACAGCGGGACTCTGCGCAACAGCCACTAATACGTACTCCGTTTCGGTGGTGGTCAACCTGAGCAATACCCAGGCTGGCAACCTCATCGTTGACGCATTCGGAGCAGACTCCGGCAGCCAGCCGGTTTCGGCGGGCACCAGTTCGGTGACCTTCGTTTTTTCTGACCTGATCCCCGATGGGCTTACTCGGATCGTCAAGGTGAGCCTGCCCGGTTGTGGCACCACCTCAGCGGCTTTTACAGCACCCACTGCCTGCACGGCCACTCCGGCTCCGGTTTGTAGTGTGAGTGCGGTGGCCACCGCCGGTCTTTGCCAAACGGCCACCAACACGTATTCCTCAAAAGTGGTCATTACCTTAGTCAACCCCACCACAGGGACCCTAACGGTCACCAATGGAGCACAGACCCAAACCCTGCTGACCAGCCCTGCCACCACCAGCCTGACGGCGACCTTTGCCAACCTGCTCTCCGATGGAGCTAGCCACACCGTACTGGTGAGCCTGCCGGGTTGCTCAACCACCAGCACCACTTACACCGCCCCTGCCTCCTGCTCGGTGGCACCGGTCTGCTCTATCAGTGCGGTGGCCACAGCGGGCTTGTGCAGCACGGCCACCAACACCTATTCAGCCTTGGTGGTGGTCAACCTGAGCAATGCCCAGGCTGGTACCCTGACGGTGAACATACCGGGAGCAACCTCCGTTAGCCAGGCCGTCTCCAGCGGCAGCAGCTCAATAACGCTTACGCTTCCAGGTCTGCTTTCAGATGGAGTATCACATACGGCCACGGTGAGTCTACCCGGTTGTGGAACCACCACCGCCACCTTCACGGCCCCGGTCTCCTGCTCGATCGCACCCATTTGTAGTGTAAGTGCCGTAGCAACGGCGGGGCTTTGCTCGACGGCGACCAATACGTACTCCACTTCGGTAGTCATTACCTTAGCCAATCCCACCACGGGGACACTAACGGTCACCAATGGAGCACAGACCCAAACGTTGGCGACTAGCCCAGTCACCACCAGTTTAACAGCAGTCTTCGCTAGTCTGATCTCAGATGGGACTAGCCACACGATGCTGGTCAGCTTACCGGGTTGTTCAACCACCAGCACCACCTATACGGCACCAGCCTCCTGCTCGGTGGCACCGGTCTGCTCCATCAGTGCGGTGGCCACAGCGGGACTCTGCGCAACAGCCACCAATACGTACTCCGTTTCGGTGGTGGTCAACCTGAGCAACCCGACTGCCGGTACGTTAGGCGTGACTTCTCCAGGAGTTCCACCCAGCAGCCAGACCGTTTCGAGCGGCACCAATGAGGTAACCTTTGTGCTTGACGGCCTAATTTCAGATGGGACCAGTCATACCGTTACGATGAGTCTGCCCGGTTGTGGAACCACTACCGCAACGTTCACCGCTCCAGTTTCCTGCTCGGTAGCACCCGTTTGTAGTATAAGTGCGGTTGCTACACCAGGAATCTGTGCCTCTGCGACCAATACCTTTACCACAATAGCGGTCATCACCTTAACCAATCCCACCACGGGGACACTCACTGTTACGGATGGGCCAACCAGTCTGACCTTTGCTACTACCAGTGGAAGTAGTGCCTCGTTTACGGCAACGCTAGCCAATATCGTTTCTAATGGAGCCAGTCATACCCTAACGGCCACACTGTCTGGCTGTAGTTCAACAAGCACGACCTATACCGCCCCTACCTCCTGCTCGATCGCACCGGTCTGCTCCATCAGTGCAGCGGTTACTGTGGGGTTATGTGCAACGGCGACCAATACCTATTCAGCTACAGCACTCATTAGTCTGGCCAATGCTCAGGATGGAGTCGTCATTCTCAGTATTCCAGGTGTAGCCCCCATTAGCCAGACAATTACTGCTAGTACAACCTCTCTGACGGCTATCTTTACTGAACTTCTCTCCGACGGAGCTAGTCATGCTGTCACCGTTAGCCTACCTGGGTGTTCAACTACCACTGCTCTATTCACCGCACCACTTAGTTGTACGAGTGAAATTGGCTTAAGCATCACTGACCCTGGCGTCTGTCAGCCTGGCACCAACACGTATACTACGACAGGCGTTATCAGCCTAACCAATGCGTTGGCTGGGACAGCCCTTATTTCCGATGGAACGAACACAGTTAGTCTTTCGGTGAGTGCAGGTGCAACGTCTGTTCCCTATTCAATGAGTGGCCTCATTAGTGGAACAGGTACCCACACTGTAACGGTCAGCTATTTAGGGCAAATTTCCAGCACGACCTATACCGCCCCAGAGTCCTGTACAACAGCTCCTATCTGTTCCATCAACGCCGTAGCCACTGCTGGACTCTGTCAAACAGCGACTAATACCTACTCGTCCAATGTAGTGATCAGCCTGACCAATCCCACCACGGGGACACTAACGGTCACCAATGGAGGACAGACCCAAACCCTGCCGACCAGCCCAACTACAACCAGCCTGACGGCGACTTTTGCCAACCTGCCCTCCGATGGAGCTAGCCACACCGTACTGGTGAGCCTGCCGGGTTGTTCAACCACCAGCACCACTTACACGGCCCCTGCCTCCTGCTCGGTGGCACCGGTCTGCTCTATCAGTGCGGTGGCCACAGCGGGACTCTGCGCAACAGCCACCAACACCTATTCAGCCTTGGTGGTGGTCAACCTGGCCAATGCCCAGGCTGGTACCCTGACGGTGAACATACCGGGAGCAACCTCCGTTAGCCAGGCCGTTTCCAGCGGCAGCAGCTCATTAACGCTTACGCTTCCAGGTCTGCTTTCGGATGGAGTATCACATACGGCCACGGTGAGTCTACCCGGTTGTGGAACCACCACCGCCACCTTCACGGCACCTACTTCTTGTTCAGTTGCCCCCATTTGTAGTGTAAGTGCCGTAGCAACGGCGGGGCTTTGCTCGACGGCGACCAATACGTACTCCACTTCGGTAGTCATCAGCCTGACCAATCCCACCACGGGGACGCTCACCGTTACCAACGGAGCACAGACCCAAACGTTGGCGACTAGCCCAGTCACCACCAGTTTAACAGCAGTCTTCGCTAATCTGATCTCGGATGGGACTAGCCACACCGTACTGGTGAGCCTGCCCGGTTGTTCAACCACCAGCACCACTTACACGGCCCCTGCCTCCTGCTCGGTGGCACCGGTCTGCTCCATCAGTGCGGTGGCCACAGCGGGACTCTGCGCAACAGCCACCAACACCTATTCGGCTTCAGTGGTAGTCAACCTGACTAGTGCAATTTCAGGAACACTGACGGCCAGCCTGCCAGGGGTAACTTCCATCAGTCAGGCCGTTTCCAGTGGTAGCAATTCCGTTACCCTTGTACTCGAGGGCCTGCTTTCCGATGGAGCAAGCAACAGCGTACTGGTGAGCCTGCCGGGTTGTTCAACCACCACCGCTACCTTCTCGGCCCCGGCTTCCTGCTCAATAACACCTGCTTCATGTAGCCTAAGTGCGGTAACTACGGTCGGCCTCTGTCAAACAGCCACCAATACCTATACTTCGACGGCATTGGTTCAGTTGACTAATCCACCAGCGGGTACATTAACCATTACGGATGGAACGCAAAGCAACACCTTTGTTACTACGGCTGGGGTATCAGCAACCTTTACGGTTAGCTTTATCGACTTAGTATCCGATGGGGCGGTTCATACCATAACCGCTAGTCTGCCTGGCTGTAGCACGGCAACTACAACCTATACAGCCCCGGCTTCGTGCTCAGTAGCGCCTATTTGTTCTATTAGTGCATTGCCTCTACCCGGACTTTGTCAGTCAATCACGAACAGTTACTCGTCAACAGTTATTATCACGTTAACCAATCCCGTTACTGGTACACTCACAGTCACGGACGGAACACAGACCCAAACACTACTGACTAGTCCGGCTACCATTAATCTGACAGCAGTCTTTACCAATTTGGTCTCTGATGGAATCAGTCATACCGTGGTAGTTAGCCTGCCGGGTTGCACAACTACTAGTTCGACCTATACCGCTCCGGCTAGTTGCCAATCCGAATTGGGGCTAGCCCTGACGGATCCGGGGGTGTGTCAACCAGGCACCAATACCTACAACACCACGGGTGTCATTAGTCTGACCAATGCGGTAGCTGGTCTGGCTACGCTGGTAGATGGTACCAGTAGCCTCACCGTCGTAGTCAGTAATGGAGATACGTCTATTCCCTATTCGATGAGTGGGCTCATGAGTGGAACAGGTACACATACCGTGACGGTCAGCTATCTTGGGCAAACTGCCAGCACGACCTACACGGCTCCGACTTCCTGCTCTGTAGAGCCGGTATGTAGTGTAAGTGCGGTGGCCACCGCTGGGATCTGCTCAACAGCGGCCAACACCTATTCCGCTTCAGTGGTAGTCAACCTGACTAATGCAATTTCAGGAACACTGACCGTTAGTGCCCCTGGAACAGCCCCCAGCAGTCAGACCGTTTCGAGTGGCATTAGTTCCCTAACCATTATCCTTGCTGACCTGATTTCGGATGGAAACAGCCACACGGCCACAGTCAGTTTGCCCGGTTGTGGAACCACCACAGCTACATTCACGGCCCCGGCCTCCTGTTCAGTAGCCCCCGTTTGCAGCCTGAGTGCGGTAGCTAGTGCCGGCCTCTGTCAAACAGCCACTAATAGTTATTCGTCGACGGTAGTCATTACATTAACCAATCCCACGGCCGGAACAGTAACAGTGAGTGATGGGGGACAAAGCCAAACTCTGCTGACCAGCCCAGCCACCACCAGCCTGACAGCCATTTTCGCCAATCTGCTCTCGGATGGAGTCACTCATATGGTAGAAGTCACTTTACCAGGTTGTTCAACCATTAGTGCCAGCTATAGCGCGCCTGTTAGTTGTACGAGTGAGATTAGTCTAAGCATCACAGACCCAGGAGTGTGTCAACCAGGTACCAATACCTACAACACCACAGGTGTCATTAGTCTGACCAATGCGGTAGCTGGCCTGGCTCTCATTTCCGATGGAGCCAATACGATTACTCTTTCGGTGAGTGCAGGGGCGACATCTATTCCCTATTCAATGAGTGGGCTCATGAGTGGAACGGGGAACCACACTGTAACGGTCAGCTATCTAGGTCAGATTGCCAGCACGACCTACACGGCTCCGACTTCCTGCCCTCTGGAGCCGGTATGTAGCGTGAGTGCGGTGGCTACGGCAGTCCCAGTGACGTGCCTGGGTAATAGTCCCCAGGCAAACGGTAAAATTGTAGTAAGTGGGTTCACAACTGGGGATACGTATCAATATTCAGATGGTTCTATCTTCAATCCTGCCGTCGTCCTATCTGGTGCGCCCCAGGTCATTCCAGCAGATGGAGTCATTGTAAGCAACCTGTTTAACCCCGTTGCAGCTCAAACTTACACGGTACGAATCTTTTCTACGTGTTACAAAGATGTGACTGTCACGTTGCTACCTACAGTCTGCAATTGCCCGGAAACCAGTTGTGTGCCATTAGTTATCAAACAGACAAAAGGAGCTAGACGAGCGGGTAATCCATAA
- the sufC gene encoding Fe-S cluster assembly ATPase SufC, whose product MLSISNLQASIGEKEILRGLNLEVNAGEVHAIMGPNGAGKSTLASVLAGREDYTVTGGSVLFDGKDLLDMAPEERAAEGIFLAFQYPVEIPGVSTTNFLKTALNEIRKYRGQDPLDAVQFLKLMKEKMKLVNIDQSLLSRSLNEGFSGGEKKRNEIFQMAMLEPKLAILDETDSGLDIDALRIVADGVNQLRSPERATIVVTHYQRLLDYIVPDYVHVLYKGRIVKSGPKELALELEEKGYDWIKAEAV is encoded by the coding sequence ATGTTATCCATCAGTAATTTACAAGCCTCAATAGGCGAAAAAGAAATATTAAGAGGTCTCAATCTGGAAGTCAATGCCGGTGAGGTTCACGCCATTATGGGTCCCAATGGAGCTGGCAAGAGCACACTAGCTTCTGTTCTGGCAGGCCGGGAAGATTATACAGTAACGGGTGGTAGTGTTTTATTTGACGGAAAGGATTTGCTCGATATGGCCCCCGAAGAGCGGGCCGCCGAAGGTATCTTCCTGGCCTTTCAGTACCCCGTTGAGATTCCGGGGGTTAGCACGACTAATTTTTTAAAGACGGCCCTGAACGAAATTCGCAAATACCGTGGCCAGGACCCTCTCGATGCCGTGCAGTTTCTGAAGTTGATGAAAGAGAAAATGAAACTCGTTAACATCGACCAATCGCTACTGAGCCGGTCGCTGAACGAAGGCTTCTCGGGAGGAGAGAAAAAACGGAACGAAATTTTCCAGATGGCTATGCTCGAACCAAAATTGGCTATCCTGGATGAGACCGATTCAGGACTAGACATTGATGCATTACGGATCGTAGCCGATGGTGTGAATCAGCTCCGGTCGCCAGAACGGGCCACGATTGTGGTAACCCACTACCAACGACTATTAGATTATATCGTACCCGATTACGTACACGTCTTATACAAAGGGCGCATCGTAAAATCAGGCCCGAAAGAACTGGCCCTCGAACTGGAAGAAAAAGGATACGACTGGATTAAAGCAGAAGCCGTATAA